One Brevibacillus choshinensis genomic window carries:
- a CDS encoding ABC transporter ATP-binding protein, with protein sequence MNRQPPVLEVKGLTTEFLGRKKAVTVVDGIDFTVQKGETLGIVGESGCGKSVTSLSIMRLLGKNGKVVAGRVLFEGKDILQLEEKEMRTIRGNRLAMIFQEPMTSLNPVLTIGRQIGEVLQLHTSLGQEERKRRATRLIEQVGIPRAQEIYGEYPHRLSGGMRQRVMIAMAMACRPQLLIADEPTTALDVTIQAQMLGLIREMREETGMSVMLITHDLGVVAEMCDRVLVMYAGQVIESADVRTLLRHPKHPYTQGLIRSVPQHSRGGKRLYAIAGNVPSPGEWPAGCRFAPRCSEAMPICHQRRPELLNMPDGSACRCWLHDASGAAEGRDLH encoded by the coding sequence ATGAATCGCCAACCGCCCGTGCTGGAGGTAAAAGGATTGACTACAGAGTTTCTGGGCCGCAAAAAGGCGGTGACGGTCGTGGATGGCATCGACTTTACGGTGCAAAAAGGGGAAACACTGGGCATTGTGGGAGAATCGGGCTGTGGGAAGAGCGTGACGTCCTTGTCGATTATGCGGCTGCTCGGAAAGAACGGGAAAGTGGTCGCGGGCCGTGTCCTGTTCGAAGGGAAGGATATCCTCCAGCTGGAAGAAAAAGAAATGCGAACGATTCGCGGCAATCGTTTGGCGATGATCTTTCAAGAGCCGATGACCTCTCTGAACCCGGTCCTCACCATCGGCAGACAAATCGGAGAAGTCCTGCAGCTCCATACCTCTCTGGGGCAAGAGGAACGCAAGCGTCGTGCCACCCGGCTGATCGAGCAGGTCGGAATTCCGCGGGCTCAAGAGATTTACGGGGAATACCCGCATCGTCTTTCCGGTGGAATGAGGCAGCGCGTGATGATCGCCATGGCGATGGCTTGTCGCCCACAGCTGCTCATAGCGGATGAACCGACGACAGCGCTGGATGTGACGATTCAGGCGCAGATGCTCGGACTGATTCGCGAGATGCGGGAAGAAACAGGCATGTCCGTGATGCTCATCACCCATGACTTGGGGGTAGTGGCGGAGATGTGCGACCGCGTGCTGGTGATGTACGCCGGGCAAGTCATCGAATCGGCAGATGTCCGTACCTTGCTGCGTCATCCCAAACACCCTTACACGCAGGGGCTGATCCGCTCTGTTCCCCAGCATTCGCGCGGCGGCAAGCGGCTGTATGCCATTGCGGGAAATGTCCCTTCGCCAGGAGAATGGCCGGCAGGGTGCCGCTTTGCTCCACGGTGCAGTGAGGCGATGCCGATCTGTCATCAGCGGCGTCCAGAGCTTTTGAACATGCCGGATGGCTCTGCATGCCGATGCTGGCTGCACGACGCGAGTGGGGCAGCAGAGGGGAGGGACCTCCATTGA
- a CDS encoding LysR family transcriptional regulator, producing MNMDNIEAFLYAFQLGSFNKAAEALYLTQPSITARIQTLERELEGPLFHRDGKQIALTERGKQFLPYAQKILHAYQEISSTLREQPQAEKSLTIGCTLLMSTHILPEILPIYRKKYPGVNIRILVGSSAYIMDKVLKKEADFGLVRTVSHPLIESFHLHTDTLHLVVPPHHPFREIPRSKLTWEMVGQEPHIVLAHGTIEWLMVQRHYHRNQINPHIMMEVDNFEAAKKMVMRGVGISFLPELCIAEELANRLLYQISPQPSAQLTRKIDIICLRDGNRDLVEFFIHAVRALDRKTPLVKTV from the coding sequence ATGAACATGGACAATATTGAGGCATTCCTGTACGCGTTTCAGCTTGGCAGCTTCAACAAGGCGGCAGAAGCGCTCTATTTGACTCAGCCTTCCATCACGGCCAGAATTCAGACTCTGGAGCGGGAGCTGGAAGGCCCTCTGTTTCACCGGGACGGCAAGCAAATCGCTCTGACCGAACGAGGCAAGCAATTCCTCCCCTATGCCCAAAAAATCCTGCACGCCTACCAGGAAATATCCTCCACCCTGCGCGAGCAGCCCCAGGCGGAAAAAAGCCTGACGATCGGGTGTACTTTGTTGATGTCGACTCATATTCTACCGGAAATTCTCCCGATCTATCGCAAGAAATACCCGGGAGTCAACATCCGTATTCTTGTAGGGTCCTCTGCTTATATCATGGACAAGGTGTTGAAAAAGGAAGCCGATTTCGGACTGGTTCGCACCGTTTCCCATCCGTTGATCGAATCCTTCCACCTGCACACCGATACGCTCCATCTGGTCGTTCCCCCGCATCACCCGTTTCGCGAGATCCCCCGCTCGAAATTGACGTGGGAGATGGTAGGCCAGGAGCCGCACATCGTTCTCGCTCACGGTACGATCGAATGGCTTATGGTCCAGCGCCATTACCATCGGAATCAGATCAACCCGCACATCATGATGGAGGTGGACAATTTTGAAGCGGCCAAGAAGATGGTCATGCGCGGAGTCGGCATCAGCTTCCTTCCCGAGCTGTGCATCGCCGAAGAGCTGGCCAACAGACTCCTGTATCAGATTTCGCCGCAGCCATCCGCTCAGCTAACGCGCAAGATCGACATCATCTGCCTGCGCGATGGCAACCGTGATCTGGTAGAATTTTTCATCCATGCAGTCAGGGCATTGGATCGAAAAACGCCTCTGGTCAAAACGGTTTAG
- a CDS encoding ABC transporter permease, which translates to MNQASPVLPAPPPVPSQKEASKMTWIREDSFLEKLWRNPKARYSLGILLVVIAVGIVGPWLAPHDPTQPFYESLLSEPTAEHVLGTDSIGRDVLSRLLHGARVTLMVAVMAVSITFFTGTFIGVTSGFVGGVVDQVLMRVMDILLAIPNIIMAMAIVAILGPSLTNAMIAVGIAGIPKYARLTRGATLSVKSSGYVEASRAVGTSHARILLYQIMPNIMSPLLVYTTLQIGIAILDTAALSFIGLGAQPPTPEWGTMLSEGKEYIHDAWWLATFPGISITIVVFTVNILGDALRDIFDPKST; encoded by the coding sequence ATGAATCAAGCAAGTCCCGTTCTGCCTGCCCCTCCGCCGGTTCCTTCGCAAAAGGAAGCGAGCAAGATGACGTGGATCCGAGAAGACAGCTTTTTGGAAAAGCTGTGGCGAAATCCAAAGGCGAGGTACAGTCTGGGGATTTTGCTGGTCGTCATCGCGGTGGGGATCGTCGGTCCATGGCTGGCTCCTCACGATCCGACCCAACCGTTCTATGAGTCCCTGCTGTCTGAGCCAACCGCCGAGCATGTCCTGGGTACCGATTCGATCGGGAGAGACGTCTTGTCCAGACTGCTGCATGGAGCGAGAGTCACGCTGATGGTCGCTGTCATGGCCGTCTCGATCACGTTTTTTACAGGAACGTTCATCGGAGTGACCAGCGGCTTCGTCGGAGGTGTCGTCGATCAGGTCCTGATGAGAGTCATGGATATTTTGCTGGCCATTCCGAATATCATCATGGCGATGGCGATCGTAGCCATTCTCGGGCCTAGCCTGACCAACGCGATGATCGCAGTAGGAATCGCGGGCATTCCCAAGTACGCCAGGCTGACTCGCGGTGCCACCTTGTCCGTCAAATCATCCGGATACGTGGAAGCGAGCCGGGCTGTCGGAACCTCCCACGCAAGAATCTTGCTCTATCAAATCATGCCGAACATCATGAGCCCTTTGCTCGTCTATACCACGCTGCAGATCGGGATCGCGATCCTCGATACAGCAGCCCTCAGCTTTATCGGATTAGGAGCACAACCGCCTACTCCCGAGTGGGGAACGATGCTCAGCGAAGGAAAGGAATACATTCACGACGCCTGGTGGCTGGCGACCTTCCCTGGGATATCCATCACGATTGTCGTGTTTACCGTCAATATTTTGGGAGATGCTCTGCGCGACATTTTCGATCCAAAGTCCACCTAA
- the nikB gene encoding nickel ABC transporter permease, translated as MRQFILQRLGSGLIVLLGISIFSFALIHLIPGDPIRIMLGENATAEQVTALREQLGLNQPLLTQYVHYVSNVLQGDLGTSFKTGRPVLTEIMERFPATVKLAASGMLLAILIGITMGILAARFKDTLLDFSAMSLATLGVSIPSFWLGILLIMLFTVKLGWFPIAGGTGLMDLFLPAVTLGVLASTVISRLTRAGMVEVLSFDYIRTARAKGLGEGAVLFIHAFRNAMIPVVTIVGLQIASLLGGTVIIERVFDWPGLGSLAISAIASRDFPLVQGIILFIGVIFVLINILVDVLYSVIDPRIEVGKMKEGT; from the coding sequence ATGAGACAGTTTATCCTGCAGCGACTGGGCTCCGGATTGATTGTGCTATTGGGAATCTCCATCTTTTCCTTCGCGCTGATTCATCTGATTCCGGGCGATCCGATTCGCATCATGCTGGGGGAAAATGCGACAGCCGAACAAGTCACGGCGCTGCGAGAACAGCTGGGGCTGAATCAACCGCTCTTGACGCAGTACGTTCATTACGTATCCAATGTGCTCCAAGGGGATTTGGGGACGTCCTTCAAGACCGGGCGCCCCGTCCTCACGGAAATCATGGAGCGCTTTCCCGCTACCGTAAAACTGGCTGCCAGCGGAATGCTGCTCGCGATATTGATCGGAATTACGATGGGGATTCTCGCGGCCAGGTTCAAAGACACGCTGCTGGACTTTTCCGCGATGAGTCTGGCTACGCTAGGAGTATCGATCCCGAGCTTTTGGCTGGGAATCCTTTTGATCATGCTGTTCACCGTCAAGCTCGGATGGTTCCCCATCGCGGGAGGTACAGGCCTGATGGACCTCTTCTTGCCGGCCGTTACCCTCGGGGTGCTGGCCTCTACCGTCATCAGCCGATTGACGAGAGCAGGAATGGTCGAGGTGCTTTCGTTTGATTACATCCGCACAGCGAGGGCCAAAGGGCTGGGAGAAGGCGCCGTCCTGTTCATCCATGCGTTTCGCAATGCGATGATTCCCGTCGTGACGATCGTCGGTCTTCAGATTGCCTCGCTTTTGGGGGGCACCGTCATCATCGAGCGAGTCTTTGACTGGCCGGGTCTCGGGTCGCTTGCGATCAGTGCGATTGCTTCCCGTGATTTCCCGCTGGTCCAAGGGATCATCTTGTTCATCGGGGTCATCTTTGTCCTGATCAACATCTTGGTCGACGTCTTGTACAGTGTGATCGATCCGCGCATTGAAGTCGGAAAGATGAAGGAGGGAACGTAG
- a CDS encoding ABC transporter substrate-binding protein produces the protein MGTTVSIKKVVALVSLAATLVAGCGNTTTTSTTAPGGSAAPSGEQPAASSTQPKKGGTITIGLKDEPDQLDIQKTGMAVANQIAGNLGGGLVTQDPETLEFKPYLAESWTVSEDGKTWSFVIRSGVKFQDGSPLTAKSFADTYQRALNPETAAKVAGSNLSEVASVEAPDDKTLVLKLKQPFAPLLQYLSDPGWLQPLSMEAIKKAGDKYGRQPVGVGPWKFESWENGQSITFVRNEDFTWADPIAKNQGPVYPDKLIYKFINENQTMLAALESGSIDIASKIDAKDVKKYKDNPKYEVKEMLRNGLGLFIMMNTRKPVFQQLEVRQALNKAINKEAIMKAVIQGEGVVAYGPLPPSLFGYDEAVKDYGYAYKVDEAKALLEKAGYQKNGQGIYEKDGKPLTLEILAQTGTWAQAAQLIQAMLKDIGVEVKIVTLEWGALVDTATKGNFDMTLMGYTLNDPDVLYLFLHSSQIANGLNFSAVHDDKLDGLLVKGRTTVDSAARKEVYKEIQKYVVEQAWWVPLYTEKQFNIVRKPVEGVRMHPLRGLMYQDSWVNQ, from the coding sequence ATGGGAACGACCGTATCGATCAAAAAAGTAGTCGCGTTGGTATCGCTGGCAGCTACATTGGTGGCGGGATGTGGCAATACGACCACGACCTCTACGACAGCACCAGGCGGGTCTGCAGCACCTTCGGGAGAACAGCCGGCTGCCTCCAGCACACAGCCGAAAAAAGGCGGGACCATCACCATCGGATTGAAGGACGAGCCTGATCAACTGGACATTCAAAAGACAGGGATGGCCGTCGCCAACCAAATCGCGGGGAATCTTGGCGGCGGCCTGGTCACCCAAGACCCGGAAACGCTCGAATTCAAGCCGTATTTGGCAGAGAGCTGGACGGTCTCCGAGGATGGAAAGACGTGGAGCTTCGTCATTCGCTCCGGGGTCAAGTTTCAGGATGGAAGCCCTTTGACGGCAAAGTCCTTTGCGGATACTTACCAGCGCGCGCTCAATCCCGAGACGGCGGCAAAAGTGGCAGGGAGCAATCTGTCGGAGGTAGCCTCCGTAGAAGCGCCGGATGACAAGACACTCGTCTTGAAGCTCAAGCAGCCTTTTGCTCCTCTGCTTCAGTACTTGAGTGACCCGGGCTGGCTGCAGCCGCTTTCCATGGAAGCGATCAAAAAGGCGGGAGACAAATACGGACGTCAGCCTGTGGGGGTCGGTCCCTGGAAGTTTGAAAGCTGGGAGAACGGACAGTCGATCACCTTTGTCCGCAATGAAGATTTCACGTGGGCAGACCCGATCGCCAAGAACCAAGGGCCCGTCTATCCAGACAAGCTCATCTACAAGTTTATCAACGAAAATCAGACCATGCTCGCCGCACTGGAGAGCGGTTCGATCGATATCGCTTCGAAAATCGATGCCAAGGACGTGAAGAAGTACAAGGATAATCCCAAGTACGAGGTAAAGGAAATGCTCCGCAACGGTCTCGGCCTGTTCATCATGATGAATACGAGAAAGCCGGTATTCCAGCAGTTGGAAGTCAGGCAGGCCCTGAACAAAGCGATCAACAAAGAGGCGATCATGAAGGCGGTTATCCAGGGAGAGGGCGTCGTTGCGTACGGACCGCTTCCGCCTTCCCTGTTTGGCTACGATGAAGCGGTAAAGGACTACGGCTATGCCTACAAGGTGGACGAAGCGAAAGCCTTGCTCGAAAAGGCCGGCTACCAAAAGAATGGGCAGGGCATCTATGAAAAGGACGGCAAGCCGCTGACACTGGAAATCCTGGCACAAACAGGCACGTGGGCGCAAGCGGCTCAGCTGATCCAGGCGATGCTGAAGGACATCGGAGTAGAAGTGAAAATCGTCACGCTCGAGTGGGGCGCGCTGGTTGACACGGCAACGAAAGGCAATTTCGATATGACCTTGATGGGATACACGCTGAATGATCCGGACGTCCTTTACCTGTTCCTGCACTCCAGCCAAATCGCTAACGGTCTGAACTTCAGCGCCGTCCACGACGACAAGCTGGACGGTCTCCTCGTAAAAGGAAGAACAACGGTGGACAGCGCAGCTCGCAAAGAGGTTTACAAGGAAATTCAAAAATACGTCGTGGAGCAAGCGTGGTGGGTGCCGCTCTATACGGAGAAGCAATTCAACATCGTGCGCAAGCCGGTGGAAGGAGTGCGCATGCATCCACTGCGCGGCCTGATGTATCAAGACAGCTGGGTGAATCAATAA
- a CDS encoding AEC family transporter encodes MIFLQVILPVLLIFLSGYILQRIFKLDLKPISTLAIYILTTALVFRTFYKTALDLQLFYIVVISMLLLAALILLTLLSAKLFQYDKQQESAMMLSTAFMNSGNYGTPIILFAFGDAGFTYAVQIMVFHSIIMGVFGVYFASRGKGGVGTAIKAVFKQPSNYAVVVAILFQQFQIVIPESYYQAIDLVAQAAIPVIMLILGMQLANVSSSTFEWQELSVASVIRLIASPLLAYLICLFFPIDPLLRNVLVILAAMPSAATTAIYAIQFNMRPQFVSSSVLVTTVISVGTLTFLLNVLH; translated from the coding sequence ATGATTTTTCTTCAAGTCATTCTGCCGGTCTTGCTGATTTTCCTTTCGGGATACATTCTTCAGCGCATCTTCAAGCTCGATCTCAAGCCGATCTCGACTTTGGCGATTTACATCCTGACGACTGCTCTGGTGTTCCGCACCTTTTACAAGACGGCTTTGGATCTTCAGCTCTTTTACATCGTGGTCATCTCGATGCTCCTGCTGGCAGCACTGATTCTTCTCACTCTGCTGTCCGCCAAGCTGTTCCAGTACGACAAGCAGCAGGAGAGCGCCATGATGCTGTCGACTGCATTCATGAATAGCGGGAACTACGGGACGCCGATCATTCTGTTTGCGTTTGGCGACGCCGGGTTTACGTATGCCGTGCAAATCATGGTTTTTCACTCCATCATCATGGGAGTATTCGGCGTATACTTTGCGTCGCGGGGCAAGGGAGGCGTGGGTACGGCGATCAAGGCGGTATTCAAGCAGCCCTCCAACTACGCGGTGGTTGTAGCGATCCTGTTCCAGCAATTTCAGATCGTCATCCCGGAGAGCTATTACCAGGCGATCGATCTGGTCGCGCAGGCAGCGATTCCCGTCATCATGCTGATTCTCGGGATGCAGCTGGCCAATGTGTCCTCCTCGACCTTTGAATGGCAGGAGCTTAGCGTTGCCAGTGTCATACGGCTCATCGCGTCTCCGCTCTTGGCGTATCTGATTTGCCTGTTCTTTCCGATCGACCCGCTGCTGCGCAATGTGCTGGTCATCCTGGCTGCCATGCCTTCTGCCGCGACAACGGCGATTTATGCGATTCAATTCAACATGCGGCCGCAGTTCGTATCCAGCAGTGTACTGGTTACGACCGTGATCAGTGTGGGGACGTTGACGTTTTTGCTGAATGTCTTGCATTAA
- a CDS encoding D-cysteine desulfhydrase — translation MNPIRYERRRYTTGQSPIEKLERLSSHLGGPAIFIKRDDQLGLTVGGNKTRKLEYLVADALRQGADTLITCGAVQSNHCRLTLAAAVREGLKCQLVLTEPADGYHPQASGNHLLFHLLGAEKIEVIPADGDMQLVMEKLAQELASKGRKAYLIPVGGSNELGSLGYMACAEEIEQQAWETGTAYDYVVTATGSGGTQAGLLAGFMARQSNTKVIGVNVSRDRAAQESKVLDLLRSTAGMVGLQGEIRAESVVCEDRYVGPGYAVPTAEMVEAVKLVAQTEGILLDPVYTGKAMAGLIGLIREGRFAKDDHILFLHTGGSPALYTVPQLFIPES, via the coding sequence ATGAACCCAATCCGCTACGAGCGCAGACGCTACACGACAGGGCAGTCCCCCATCGAAAAATTGGAACGACTCTCATCGCATCTTGGAGGACCTGCGATTTTCATCAAACGTGATGATCAGCTGGGGCTGACTGTGGGAGGCAACAAGACCCGGAAGCTGGAGTATCTCGTGGCGGATGCGCTGAGGCAGGGAGCCGATACGCTCATCACATGCGGAGCTGTCCAGTCCAATCACTGCCGTTTGACATTGGCTGCTGCTGTCCGCGAGGGGCTGAAATGCCAGTTGGTGCTGACTGAGCCTGCAGATGGCTACCATCCGCAGGCGAGCGGCAATCATTTGCTGTTTCACCTATTGGGAGCTGAAAAAATCGAAGTGATTCCTGCAGATGGCGACATGCAGCTTGTCATGGAAAAGCTGGCGCAGGAGCTGGCAAGCAAGGGACGGAAAGCCTATCTGATTCCCGTAGGCGGCTCCAATGAACTCGGCTCGCTGGGGTACATGGCTTGTGCGGAAGAAATCGAGCAGCAGGCCTGGGAGACAGGTACTGCCTACGATTACGTCGTCACGGCGACGGGGAGCGGGGGTACCCAGGCCGGCCTGTTGGCAGGATTCATGGCTCGCCAATCAAACACGAAGGTAATCGGCGTAAACGTGAGCCGCGACCGGGCGGCCCAGGAATCCAAGGTACTGGATCTGCTGCGCAGCACCGCAGGGATGGTAGGCTTGCAGGGCGAGATTCGTGCTGAGTCGGTTGTGTGCGAAGACCGTTACGTAGGTCCGGGCTACGCCGTTCCAACGGCGGAAATGGTGGAAGCCGTCAAGCTCGTCGCGCAGACAGAAGGCATCCTGCTTGATCCGGTCTATACGGGAAAAGCTATGGCAGGATTGATCGGTCTGATTCGCGAAGGGAGGTTCGCCAAGGACGACCATATTCTGTTTTTGCATACAGGCGGTTCACCTGCGCTGTATACGGTTCCGCAGCTGTTTATTCCAGAGAGCTAA
- a CDS encoding sensor domain-containing diguanylate cyclase — protein MSKRKTYTLRFILELLVVFSVIITFLIGVISSIRVNTSSLAANYLENNFHYAKKLSSNTTEVLSSMQNTLNALAVRSARQTVTHTDLQDWFAANKQFFHSIFIADTTGTILQMAPSIKGIESGTHLTSPAAKEALFLKKPVISKPYIGVTGRLIVLISAPIVNPQGEYKGFVAGSIFLEEPNVLSRMLSQHFYGDGSYMYVVDRDGRLIFHPDKARLGESVAMNPAIQKALAGESGYAEIVNSRGTSFFAGYTYEHITGWGIVSQTPTSRLDVSNQQLLQNLLATALPFLLINIIIVWLFAKHISTSLSNLALFSGDSVKSASPDGIPTTTSKIYEVQKLYQSTRLAMRQVNKRMLKLQTEVRIDELTRLFNRRMFNSTLSDRIKNKTPFSLIMLDIDHFKKINDTYGHVMGDEVLKLVAQTMLEQTREEDLCFRYGGEEFAVLIHDESQQLAYHIAERIRLSVAALEIPTHTKITLSLGIANFPLHGCNPIQLVACADLALYHSKEQGRNQTTLHPSDKSEGMQG, from the coding sequence ATGAGCAAGAGAAAAACGTATACTCTCCGATTTATACTGGAACTGCTGGTTGTGTTTTCCGTCATCATCACTTTCTTGATTGGTGTCATTTCCTCTATTCGCGTCAATACATCCTCACTTGCCGCCAACTATCTGGAAAACAACTTTCACTACGCAAAAAAGCTTTCGAGTAATACCACGGAAGTGTTGTCCAGTATGCAAAACACATTGAATGCACTCGCTGTTCGCAGCGCTAGACAGACCGTCACTCATACAGATCTGCAAGACTGGTTTGCCGCGAACAAGCAATTTTTCCACTCCATTTTTATTGCGGATACCACGGGCACCATCCTTCAGATGGCACCATCGATCAAGGGCATTGAGTCGGGGACGCACCTTACTTCCCCTGCTGCAAAGGAAGCCCTATTCCTGAAAAAGCCTGTGATTTCCAAGCCGTACATCGGCGTCACCGGCAGACTCATTGTGTTGATATCGGCACCGATCGTCAATCCACAGGGAGAGTACAAAGGCTTCGTGGCTGGATCAATCTTCCTGGAAGAACCAAATGTTTTGAGCCGGATGCTCAGTCAGCATTTTTACGGAGATGGGTCCTATATGTATGTCGTTGACAGGGACGGCCGTTTGATCTTCCATCCGGACAAAGCACGACTGGGAGAATCCGTCGCGATGAACCCTGCCATCCAGAAAGCATTGGCTGGAGAGAGCGGATATGCCGAAATCGTCAATAGCAGAGGGACCTCCTTTTTTGCTGGCTACACCTATGAGCATATCACCGGCTGGGGGATTGTTTCGCAAACACCGACCTCCCGGCTGGATGTATCCAATCAGCAGCTTCTTCAAAATCTGCTCGCGACCGCATTGCCTTTTTTGCTCATCAACATCATCATTGTCTGGCTGTTTGCCAAACACATCAGCACCTCGCTGTCTAATCTGGCACTGTTCTCAGGGGACTCGGTTAAATCAGCCAGCCCTGATGGCATTCCGACGACTACCTCCAAAATTTATGAAGTACAAAAATTGTATCAGAGCACGAGACTGGCCATGCGCCAAGTAAACAAACGCATGCTCAAGCTGCAGACGGAAGTCAGAATTGATGAATTGACCAGACTCTTCAATCGAAGGATGTTCAATAGCACCCTTTCGGATCGGATCAAGAACAAGACCCCCTTTTCATTGATCATGCTCGATATCGATCATTTCAAAAAGATAAATGACACGTACGGACATGTCATGGGAGACGAAGTACTGAAGCTCGTGGCACAGACCATGCTCGAGCAAACTCGGGAGGAGGATCTCTGCTTTCGCTATGGCGGCGAAGAATTTGCCGTCCTGATCCACGATGAAAGCCAGCAATTGGCCTACCACATTGCCGAGCGTATCCGCCTTTCTGTCGCAGCGCTGGAAATTCCTACGCATACCAAAATTACGCTCTCGCTTGGCATCGCGAATTTCCCTCTGCACGGGTGCAACCCCATTCAGCTCGTTGCCTGTGCGGATCTGGCTCTCTATCATTCCAAGGAACAGGGGAGAAACCAAACGACCTTGCATCCGTCGGACAAGTCCGAAGGCATGCAAGGATGA
- a CDS encoding transposase family protein, translating into MDNAIIQTIPPHQCPNCGNKKFHKTEKKIQYFQALVGAEVIFVEVQRRRYRCSGCQSKIWDRVSGACSYKKKTDGLVQWERRHETGKETRKKERIR; encoded by the coding sequence ATGGATAACGCTATAATACAGACTATACCTCCTCACCAATGCCCGAATTGTGGAAACAAAAAATTTCATAAGACAGAGAAAAAAATACAGTACTTTCAAGCGCTGGTCGGAGCGGAGGTCATATTCGTCGAAGTGCAGCGCAGACGGTACCGCTGTTCCGGATGCCAGAGCAAAATATGGGATCGAGTATCGGGGGCCTGTTCGTACAAAAAGAAAACAGATGGACTGGTGCAATGGGAAAGAAGGCATGAGACGGGCAAAGAGACTCGCAAAAAAGAGAGAATCAGATAA